The following proteins are co-located in the Fusobacteria bacterium ZRK30 genome:
- a CDS encoding acetyl-CoA hydrolase/transferase family protein, with translation MQSRIRNEQLKEKIMNPMEAAQLIKDGMVIGTSGFTPSGYPKVVPLALAERVKSSHEKMKLTLYSGASLGPEVDGAWAEAGILAKRLPYQTNKQLRQDINCGKVEYLDMHLSHSSQYLNYGVLQKVDVAIVEAIAITEEGNIIPTSAVGNSPSFIKNADKIIVEISSKQPVELEGMSDIYMLQNPPMRTHIPIKNPGDRIGTPFIECDKDKIAAVVFSDMEDHVRDLAPISDVDRAISKNIINFLEKEVSLGRLTKNLLPLQSGVGNVANAVLAGLCDSTFENLVCYTEVIQDAMLELMQCGKIKKASACSISPSPRGLKAFRENIDFFKDKIILRPLEISNSPEMARKLGVIAMNTAIEVDIYGNVNSTHIMGSKIMNGIGGSGDFARNAYLTIFSTSSIAKGGKISSIVPMVSHVDHTEHDTMIIVTEQGVADLRGLSPKEKAKLVIENCVHPDFKEQMRDYFKRACDVCHSCHTPHILEEALSWHAKFLETGTMKK, from the coding sequence ATGCAATCTAGAATTAGAAATGAACAACTCAAAGAAAAAATTATGAATCCTATGGAAGCTGCTCAATTAATAAAAGACGGAATGGTTATCGGTACCAGTGGATTTACTCCTTCAGGTTATCCTAAGGTTGTCCCTCTTGCTCTTGCAGAAAGGGTAAAATCCAGTCATGAAAAAATGAAATTAACACTCTACTCCGGCGCCTCCCTGGGACCGGAAGTAGATGGAGCATGGGCTGAAGCAGGAATTCTTGCCAAAAGACTTCCCTACCAGACCAATAAACAGCTGAGACAGGATATAAACTGTGGAAAAGTAGAATATCTTGATATGCACCTCAGTCACTCATCCCAGTATCTCAACTATGGTGTCTTACAAAAAGTTGATGTAGCTATCGTAGAAGCCATCGCTATAACAGAGGAAGGTAATATAATTCCTACAAGTGCAGTGGGGAACTCACCGTCATTTATAAAGAATGCAGATAAGATCATCGTTGAAATAAGCTCAAAGCAGCCAGTGGAATTAGAAGGGATGTCAGATATATACATGCTTCAAAATCCACCGATGAGAACTCATATCCCCATTAAAAATCCTGGCGACAGGATTGGAACACCATTCATAGAGTGTGATAAAGATAAAATTGCAGCTGTGGTATTTTCAGATATGGAAGATCATGTAAGAGATCTGGCACCAATTTCTGATGTGGATCGAGCTATCTCTAAAAATATTATTAATTTTTTAGAAAAAGAGGTTTCCCTGGGAAGATTAACTAAAAATCTGCTTCCCCTCCAATCTGGTGTAGGAAATGTTGCAAATGCTGTTCTTGCCGGTCTCTGTGATTCGACCTTTGAAAATTTAGTCTGCTATACCGAGGTTATCCAGGATGCAATGCTTGAATTGATGCAGTGTGGAAAGATTAAAAAAGCATCTGCCTGTTCTATAAGTCCTTCTCCTAGAGGCCTTAAAGCATTCAGAGAAAATATAGATTTCTTTAAAGATAAAATTATTTTGAGACCATTAGAGATCTCAAACAGTCCTGAAATGGCCAGAAAATTAGGAGTAATTGCAATGAATACAGCTATCGAAGTAGATATCTACGGAAATGTAAACTCAACTCATATAATGGGATCGAAAATAATGAACGGGATCGGAGGATCTGGTGACTTTGCCAGAAATGCATATCTAACAATTTTCAGTACAAGTTCCATTGCAAAAGGCGGAAAAATTTCATCTATTGTACCTATGGTTTCCCATGTAGACCATACAGAACATGACACAATGATAATAGTAACAGAACAAGGTGTGGCTGATCTTCGTGGACTCAGTCCAAAAGAGAAAGCAAAACTAGTTATTGAAAATTGTGTTCAT
- a CDS encoding 4-hydroxybutyrate CoA-transferase, with the protein MNWKELYKEKLVSPDEAILNINSKNRVVVAHACAEPKILIDALVKNKEKFEDLEIVHMVAMGKAQYVNDDMKKHFVHNALFAGASTRKAVQDGRADFTTCYFHEVPKLFRDGHLPVDAALIQTSLPDEHGNCSMGISIDYIKSAAENSKVVIAQINKHMPRTMGDSFIHISDINYIVEHSEPLIELNPPRIGEIEKAIGKNCASLVEDGSTLQLGIGAIPDAALLFLKDKKDLGIHSEMISDGVLELVKSGVINNKAKNFHKGKMVVTFVMGTKALYDYVDNNPLVEFYPVDYVNDPVIIARNDNMVSINSCVQLDLTGQVCSESIGYKQISGVGGQVDFVRGATMSRGGKSIIAIPSTAAKGKVSRIVSVLDEGAVVTTSRNDVDYIVTEYGVARLKGKTIKERGRALIGIAHPDFREDLIKNWEERYHCKF; encoded by the coding sequence ATGAACTGGAAAGAGCTGTATAAAGAAAAACTAGTATCTCCAGATGAAGCAATTTTAAATATAAATTCTAAAAATAGAGTAGTAGTAGCCCATGCATGTGCTGAGCCAAAAATTTTGATAGATGCTTTAGTTAAAAACAAGGAAAAATTTGAAGATTTAGAGATAGTTCATATGGTTGCCATGGGAAAAGCCCAGTATGTTAACGATGATATGAAAAAACACTTTGTTCATAATGCATTATTTGCAGGAGCCAGCACCAGAAAAGCAGTTCAGGATGGAAGAGCTGATTTTACTACATGTTATTTTCATGAAGTTCCCAAGTTATTTAGAGATGGTCATCTCCCAGTAGATGCTGCTCTGATACAAACAAGTCTTCCAGATGAACATGGAAACTGCAGTATGGGAATATCTATTGATTATATCAAATCAGCTGCAGAGAATTCAAAGGTTGTCATAGCTCAGATAAATAAACATATGCCAAGAACCATGGGTGATTCCTTCATCCATATCTCAGACATAAATTATATTGTAGAACATTCTGAACCTCTTATCGAACTCAACCCTCCTAGAATAGGAGAGATTGAAAAAGCCATTGGAAAAAACTGTGCATCTCTTGTTGAAGATGGTTCTACCCTTCAGCTTGGAATCGGTGCTATTCCTGATGCAGCTCTGCTGTTTTTAAAGGATAAAAAAGATTTAGGAATTCACTCTGAGATGATCTCCGATGGTGTCTTAGAACTAGTAAAATCTGGTGTTATAAACAATAAAGCTAAAAATTTTCATAAAGGAAAGATGGTTGTTACCTTTGTAATGGGAACCAAGGCACTCTATGATTATGTAGATAATAATCCTTTGGTTGAATTTTACCCGGTGGATTATGTAAATGATCCGGTAATAATAGCCAGAAACGATAATATGGTCTCTATTAATTCATGTGTACAGCTTGACCTGACTGGTCAGGTTTGTTCAGAATCTATAGGATATAAACAAATAAGCGGGGTAGGCGGACAGGTGGACTTTGTCAGAGGAGCCACTATGAGCAGGGGCGGTAAATCAATTATTGCTATCCCTTCTACTGCTGCCAAAGGAAAAGTGTCCCGTATAGTATCTGTCTTAGATGAAGGTGCTGTAGTGACTACATCTAGAAATGATGTAGATTATATAGTAACTGAATATGGTGTTGCCAGGCTTAAAGGGAAAACCATCAAAGAAAGAGGCCGGGCATTGATAGGTATCGCTCATCCTGATTTTAGGGAAGATCTCATTAAAAACTGGGAGGAAAGATATCACTGTAAATTTTAA
- a CDS encoding NifU family protein, whose translation MLQRVEKIISDKIRPSIKEHGGDIEVISVQDEILKIKLLGNCVGCYHASSTTSDFVKKIVLLEDIGIKDVVLETGVSEDLIELAKKLLAKKNI comes from the coding sequence ATGTTGCAGAGAGTAGAAAAAATTATATCAGATAAAATAAGACCATCTATAAAAGAACATGGAGGTGACATTGAAGTTATTTCAGTTCAGGATGAAATTTTAAAAATAAAATTACTAGGAAACTGTGTAGGATGTTACCACGCTAGTTCTACTACATCGGATTTTGTGAAAAAAATAGTTCTTTTAGAAGATATTGGAATAAAAGATGTTGTTCTAGAAACCGGTGTTTCAGAGGACCTTATAGAGTTGGCTAAAAAACTTTTAGCTAAAAAAAATATTTAA
- a CDS encoding 4-hydroxyphenylacetate 3-hydroxylase family protein, protein MALMTGEEYIQSLKKMKTKVYLMGELVEDFTNHPMIRPSINSVAATYDLAHEEEHENVMTAVSNITGERVNRFCHLHQNTEDLKNKVKMQRLLGQKTASCFQRCVGMDAFNSIFSTTFEIDEKYGTTYHERFKKYMKFVQDNDLTVDGAMTDPKGDRGLAPHQQADLDLYLRVVEQREDGIVVRGAKAHQTGAVNSHEHLIMPTIAMGENDKDYAVSFSIPSDAPGILMIYGRQSCDSRKLEGGHVDVGNPKFGGQEALVVFNDVFIPNERIYLNGEYEFAGLLVERFAGYHRQSYGGCKVGVGDALIGAAALAAEYNGVTRASHVKDKLIEMTHLNETLYACGLACSTEGVATKAGNYQIDLLLANVCKQNVTRFPYEIARLAEDIAGGLMVTMPTDIDFKHPVIGEYCNKYFAGNSKVPVENRQKVLRFIENLTLGASAVGYRTESMHGAGSPQAQRIMISRQGNIEGKKQLVKDLTGIKK, encoded by the coding sequence ATGGCATTAATGACAGGCGAAGAGTATATTCAAAGTTTAAAGAAAATGAAAACAAAAGTTTATTTGATGGGAGAGTTGGTTGAGGATTTCACAAATCATCCCATGATCAGACCTTCTATCAATTCAGTTGCAGCTACTTATGATTTGGCACATGAAGAGGAGCATGAAAACGTTATGACTGCTGTCTCAAATATTACAGGAGAAAGAGTCAATCGTTTCTGCCATCTTCATCAAAACACTGAAGATCTTAAAAACAAAGTTAAGATGCAGAGACTGTTGGGACAAAAGACAGCTTCATGTTTCCAAAGATGTGTGGGAATGGATGCTTTTAACTCTATCTTCAGTACAACTTTTGAAATAGATGAAAAATATGGAACTACTTATCATGAAAGATTTAAAAAATATATGAAATTTGTCCAAGACAACGACCTTACAGTAGATGGAGCTATGACAGATCCTAAGGGAGACAGGGGATTAGCACCTCACCAACAGGCAGACCTGGATCTTTACCTTCGTGTAGTAGAACAAAGAGAAGACGGAATTGTAGTAAGAGGAGCTAAAGCTCATCAGACTGGTGCAGTAAACTCCCATGAACATCTGATCATGCCTACTATTGCTATGGGTGAGAATGACAAAGATTATGCAGTTTCTTTCTCTATCCCGTCAGATGCCCCGGGAATATTGATGATCTACGGTAGACAGTCATGTGACAGCAGAAAATTAGAGGGTGGACATGTAGACGTAGGAAACCCTAAATTCGGTGGACAGGAAGCATTGGTTGTATTCAATGATGTTTTCATTCCAAATGAAAGAATATACCTAAATGGGGAATATGAATTTGCCGGACTTCTTGTAGAAAGATTTGCCGGTTACCACAGACAGAGTTATGGAGGATGTAAGGTCGGTGTAGGAGATGCTCTTATTGGAGCTGCAGCACTTGCAGCAGAATATAACGGTGTTACCAGAGCTTCCCATGTAAAGGATAAACTTATTGAGATGACACATCTTAATGAAACACTATATGCCTGCGGTCTTGCCTGCTCTACTGAAGGTGTTGCTACCAAGGCAGGAAATTACCAGATAGATCTTCTTTTAGCCAATGTCTGTAAACAAAATGTAACTAGATTCCCATATGAGATAGCTAGATTAGCTGAAGATATCGCAGGTGGATTAATGGTAACTATGCCTACAGATATAGACTTTAAACATCCTGTAATCGGTGAATACTGCAATAAATACTTTGCTGGAAACAGTAAAGTTCCTGTAGAAAATCGTCAAAAAGTACTTAGATTCATTGAAAACCTTACTTTAGGAGCTTCTGCTGTAGGGTATAGAACTGAATCGATGCATGGGGCAGGATCTCCTCAGGCTCAAAGAATTATGATCTCCAGACAGGGAAATATTGAAGGTAAAAAACAATTGGTTAAAGATCTTACAGGGATAAAAAAATAA
- a CDS encoding FAD-dependent oxidoreductase: MYTAEMRELSKKVEETRSQRIGINFPRMSPEGKIDVLNENHPDYSDKGFMYLKHGVNKGNRVPNELGVLLEGKSKLENFQINLDKIDYDTDILIIGGGGAGAAAALEAHNRGAKVLIATKLRFGDANTMMAEGGIQAADKPNDSPAKHYLDVMGGGHYTNVPELASTLVKDAPSAIKWLDDLGVMFDKENDGTMITNHGGGTSRKRMHSAADYSGAEIMRVMRDEVRNKEIEVLEFSPVIELLLDTDGKAAGAIICDLETKRNFVVRAKTVIMATGGAGRLHYQGFPTSNHYGATADGLVMGYRVGAELAFADTIQYHPTGVAYPSQIFGALVTEKVRSLGATPLNIHGEQFVYHLETRDVEASAIIKECNIKGNGIPTPSGGYGVWLDTPLIEMIHGEGTIEKKLPAMMRMYLKFGLDMRKKPILVYPTLHYQNGGLLIDKNGQTKIKNLYVAGECAGGIHGTNRLMGNSLLDIIVFGRRAGIHAGENFKDIKIKDLTFDHVKKYHKDLKNNGVESREFSPMILPTYNHGREK; the protein is encoded by the coding sequence ATGTACACAGCAGAGATGAGGGAATTATCTAAAAAAGTAGAAGAGACACGTTCCCAAAGAATTGGAATAAATTTTCCGAGGATGTCTCCAGAGGGTAAAATAGATGTTTTAAATGAAAATCATCCTGATTATAGCGATAAAGGGTTTATGTATTTGAAGCACGGAGTCAATAAAGGAAACAGGGTTCCCAATGAATTAGGGGTTCTCTTAGAGGGTAAAAGTAAACTTGAAAATTTTCAAATAAATCTGGATAAAATAGATTATGATACTGATATCCTAATCATAGGAGGTGGGGGAGCAGGAGCCGCTGCTGCACTGGAAGCTCATAACAGAGGAGCTAAAGTATTGATTGCCACTAAATTGCGTTTTGGTGATGCTAATACAATGATGGCTGAGGGAGGAATTCAGGCGGCAGATAAACCTAATGATTCTCCTGCAAAACACTATTTAGATGTCATGGGAGGGGGACATTATACCAATGTTCCCGAACTTGCAAGCACTCTGGTAAAGGATGCTCCCTCTGCAATCAAGTGGTTAGATGATCTAGGTGTGATGTTTGATAAGGAAAATGACGGAACTATGATTACTAATCACGGTGGAGGTACTTCGAGAAAAAGAATGCATTCTGCAGCAGATTACAGTGGTGCTGAAATAATGCGTGTCATGAGAGATGAAGTCAGAAATAAAGAGATAGAGGTCTTGGAATTTTCTCCAGTTATTGAACTCCTCCTTGATACCGATGGTAAAGCTGCAGGAGCAATTATCTGTGACCTTGAGACTAAACGAAATTTTGTAGTTAGGGCAAAAACTGTAATAATGGCAACAGGAGGAGCTGGAAGACTTCACTACCAAGGGTTCCCTACATCCAACCATTATGGTGCCACTGCTGACGGACTTGTTATGGGTTACAGGGTAGGAGCAGAACTTGCTTTTGCAGACACTATTCAATACCACCCTACCGGTGTAGCCTATCCCTCTCAAATTTTTGGAGCATTGGTTACAGAAAAAGTTCGTAGTTTAGGTGCTACTCCTCTAAATATCCACGGGGAACAGTTTGTATATCATTTGGAAACAAGAGATGTTGAAGCTTCTGCAATTATTAAAGAGTGCAATATAAAAGGAAATGGTATTCCTACTCCTAGTGGTGGGTATGGTGTATGGCTGGATACTCCTCTTATTGAGATGATTCACGGGGAAGGTACAATTGAGAAAAAACTTCCTGCAATGATGAGAATGTACCTTAAATTTGGTTTGGATATGAGAAAAAAACCTATTTTAGTATATCCAACCCTCCACTATCAAAATGGCGGACTATTGATAGATAAAAATGGTCAGACAAAAATAAAAAACCTATATGTAGCCGGTGAATGTGCCGGAGGTATCCATGGAACCAACAGACTTATGGGAAATTCATTGTTGGATATAATTGTTTTCGGCCGGAGAGCAGGGATTCATGCTGGGGAAAATTTTAAAGATATAAAAATCAAAGATTTAACATTTGATCACGTAAAAAAATATCATAAAGACCTAAAAAACAATGGGGTAGAGAGCAGGGAATTTTCACCAATGATTCTTCCAACTTATAACCACGGAAGGGAAAAATAA